The Desulfonatronovibrio magnus region ACTTCCTGACCTGCATACTTTTCTGCGTATCCTCTGGCTTTAATCTGCTCCAGAGGCTTGCCCTCACCTGCAAGCTCCACCACCTTGAATTCAATGATATATACCCGCCCCTGAAAACGGATTGACAAGTCCAGCCGCCCCTTGTTGGTGGGATCTTCAGGATGAACATTTAAACCCAGAGCGGCAAAATAGCAGTACACAACCGAGGC contains the following coding sequences:
- a CDS encoding PD-(D/E)XK nuclease domain-containing protein, with the protein product ASVVYCYFAALGLNVHPEDPTNKGRLDLSIRFQGRVYIIEFKVVELAGEGKPLEQIKARGYAEKYAGQEVYLIGVEFSSQDRNIVGFEWEKN